The following coding sequences are from one Alphaproteobacteria bacterium window:
- a CDS encoding histidinol phosphate phosphatase produces the protein MPLVFEIPDEFPALAARLADAAGAVIRPYFRALPGIDFKSDSSPVTLADREAESAMRDILRTARPGDGVWGEEHGAENMDAEWVWTLDPVDGTRAFTAGKPLFGTLIGLMHQAAPVYGVLDQPIMNERWEGGIGRPAQLNGKPARARACASLGHAYLNTTTPDMFSPGEWRAFKALSAKTRDTLYGGDCYAYGLLASGHIDLVAEADLKLHDYAALAPIVDAAGGIMTDWQGRALNRDSAVSGSACVLASGDRALHAGAVELLHAAERDTAR, from the coding sequence ATGCCTCTTGTGTTCGAAATTCCGGATGAATTCCCCGCCCTTGCCGCGCGGCTGGCCGATGCCGCGGGCGCCGTTATCCGCCCCTATTTCCGCGCGCTGCCCGGTATCGATTTCAAATCCGACAGTTCCCCCGTCACGCTGGCCGACCGCGAAGCCGAAAGTGCGATGCGCGATATTTTGCGCACCGCGCGCCCGGGCGATGGCGTGTGGGGCGAGGAGCACGGCGCGGAAAATATGGACGCAGAATGGGTCTGGACGCTGGACCCGGTTGACGGCACGCGCGCTTTTACCGCCGGCAAGCCGCTGTTTGGCACGCTGATCGGGCTGATGCATCAGGCCGCGCCGGTTTACGGGGTGCTCGATCAGCCAATCATGAACGAACGCTGGGAAGGCGGCATCGGACGCCCCGCGCAGCTGAACGGCAAGCCCGCCCGCGCCCGCGCCTGCGCTTCGCTGGGCCACGCCTATCTCAACACCACAACGCCCGATATGTTTTCGCCCGGCGAATGGCGCGCCTTCAAGGCGCTTTCGGCAAAGACGCGCGACACGCTTTACGGCGGCGATTGCTATGCCTATGGCTTGCTGGCTTCCGGCCATATCGACCTTGTGGCGGAAGCCGATTTGAAATTGCATGATTACGCGGCGCTTGCGCCGATCGTCGATGCCGCCGGCGGTATCATGACCGATTGGCAGGGCAGGGCGCTCAACCGCGATTCGGCCGTTTCGGGATCCGCCTGCGTGCTTGCATCCGGCGACCGCGCCTTGCATGCGGGCGCGGTTGAATTGTTGCACGCTGCCGAACGGGACACGGCGCGCTGA